One genomic segment of Candidatus Cloacimonadota bacterium includes these proteins:
- a CDS encoding sensor domain-containing diguanylate cyclase — MKDLNFQNVIDNLYEGLYIISEDKKIEYWNKAAEDITGFSAEEVIGKRCSDNILIHVNEQGRQMCKGNCPLAYTMEDGESREGEFYLHHKKGHRLPVLVRTSPHYENGKIVGGIELFKDNSSGERLRVEYEKLKQLSLLDFLTDIPNRHHVESMIKSQLARMDRGLNFGLLFIDVDHFKKVNDTYGHDTGDEILKIIAKSLKHSMRPVDSIGRWGGEEFTSVHPNTDLETLHKIAERFRIMVKNSKLSLKDKEISATVSVGGTLSRKDDTVQSIVKRADELMYKSKQKGRDRVNVV, encoded by the coding sequence ATGAAAGACTTGAATTTTCAAAACGTTATTGATAATTTATATGAGGGCTTATATATCATATCGGAAGATAAAAAAATAGAATATTGGAATAAAGCTGCTGAAGATATTACTGGATTTTCCGCAGAAGAGGTGATTGGTAAGAGGTGTTCAGACAATATTTTAATACATGTTAATGAGCAGGGAAGGCAAATGTGCAAAGGTAATTGTCCGCTTGCTTATACAATGGAGGATGGAGAATCCCGTGAGGGTGAATTTTATCTTCATCATAAAAAAGGGCATAGACTGCCAGTACTTGTGAGGACTTCTCCACATTATGAAAACGGGAAGATCGTTGGGGGAATTGAGCTGTTCAAGGATAATAGTTCAGGCGAGAGATTGCGAGTTGAATATGAGAAACTCAAGCAACTATCATTGTTGGACTTTCTGACGGATATTCCGAACAGGCACCATGTAGAATCCATGATAAAATCCCAGTTAGCTCGAATGGATAGAGGTCTGAATTTTGGTTTATTATTTATTGATGTCGATCATTTTAAGAAGGTGAATGATACGTATGGGCATGACACGGGTGATGAAATTTTAAAAATTATTGCTAAATCACTTAAACATTCGATGAGACCAGTTGATTCAATTGGTAGATGGGGTGGAGAAGAATTCACTAGTGTTCATCCAAACACAGACCTTGAAACATTACATAAGATCGCTGAACGTTTCAGGATTATGGTAAAAAATTCAAAATTATCCCTCAAAGACAAAGAGATTTCAGCAACCGTATCTGTTGGAGGAACGTTATCAAGAAAAGACGACACAGTTCAGTCCATCGTCAAACGTGCAGATGAATTGATGTATAAGAGTAAACAGAAGGGTAGAGACCGGGTTAATGTTGTATAG
- a CDS encoding GIY-YIG nuclease family protein, whose protein sequence is MFYVYNLQSLNFKDKFYIGYSTNLKSRIEKHNNGQVPHTSKFKPWKIKTYIAFEDNEKATKFEKYLKSHSGRAFVKNHF, encoded by the coding sequence ATGTTTTATGTATATAACTTACAAAGTCTCAACTTCAAAGATAAGTTTTATATTGGTTATTCTACAAATCTAAAATCGCGAATCGAGAAACATAACAACGGACAAGTTCCCCACACTTCAAAATTCAAACCTTGGAAAATTAAAACATATATCGCTTTCGAAGATAACGAAAAAGCTACTAAGTTTGAAAAATATCTTAAAAGTCATTCGGGAAGAGCATTTGTTAAAAATCACTTTTAA
- a CDS encoding PorV/PorQ family protein — MRKNKIIKTVLSFVFILGLCTSFAFAEEDLAGGQGGAFLRIPVGARPAGLGNAFTAIADDGSAPFFNPAGLSQIKGTRVGAMYNIMSFDRMNYQASVIVGTKRNAALALTFNSFGVGDIIECLPGQPPSGDTFSANDMAIGISAGGNIIPMLSIGGGAKYIMQKIDENKASGFAFDFGALIASPVSNGLIKQIRAGASVLNIGGKMKWDTDSDHEDTMLPTLRIGASADFQLTSFDMIASADISQSLGREGDQKNDFKLHLGVEGWLANLFAIRAGLDGENFNMGASIKFNSLRFDYAFIPDFLDEGATHKLGLDLNF; from the coding sequence ATGAGAAAAAATAAGATAATAAAAACAGTACTTTCTTTCGTGTTCATACTTGGCTTATGTACTTCCTTTGCTTTTGCTGAAGAAGATCTTGCAGGAGGACAGGGTGGTGCATTCTTGAGAATTCCTGTTGGAGCCCGACCAGCCGGACTGGGAAATGCTTTCACGGCAATTGCAGACGACGGATCTGCTCCCTTCTTCAATCCTGCAGGTCTCAGCCAGATCAAAGGAACACGTGTCGGAGCAATGTATAATATCATGAGTTTCGACAGGATGAACTATCAGGCATCAGTCATTGTGGGAACTAAACGCAATGCAGCACTTGCGCTGACCTTCAACAGCTTTGGGGTGGGGGATATCATCGAATGTCTTCCCGGTCAACCACCAAGCGGAGATACCTTCAGTGCAAATGATATGGCTATCGGTATTTCTGCAGGCGGTAATATCATTCCCATGCTGAGTATTGGCGGTGGTGCTAAATACATCATGCAGAAGATCGATGAGAACAAGGCGTCAGGTTTTGCCTTTGATTTCGGTGCACTTATTGCGTCTCCGGTTTCAAATGGACTGATCAAGCAGATACGTGCCGGTGCCAGTGTCCTTAATATTGGCGGCAAGATGAAGTGGGATACCGATTCCGATCATGAAGATACTATGCTTCCCACACTCAGAATCGGTGCTTCAGCAGACTTTCAGCTCACATCCTTTGATATGATCGCTTCTGCTGATATATCACAGAGTCTTGGACGCGAAGGCGACCAGAAGAATGATTTCAAACTTCACCTCGGTGTAGAGGGCTGGCTTGCAAATCTCTTTGCGATCCGTGCTGGTCTCGACGGAGAAAATTTCAACATGGGTGCATCGATCAAGTTCAACAGTTTGCGCTTTGACTATGCATTCATCCCTGATTTTCTCGATGAGGGTGCCACGCATAAGCTTGGACTCGATCTGAACTTCTAA